Proteins found in one Corynebacterium freneyi genomic segment:
- a CDS encoding sterol carrier family protein, whose product MAKKVDPIELRAAMAAVGEWLLDDGQSATRPGRAELAKAVRLSARMLAEEAPGHSVELRVPPFVAVQCIEGPRHTRGTPPNVVEMTPRTWLRIAAGLVGFDEAREREGEEPGESMDVSGTRAGELAAHLPVCRLG is encoded by the coding sequence ATGGCAAAGAAGGTCGACCCGATCGAATTGAGGGCCGCCATGGCGGCGGTGGGGGAGTGGTTGCTTGACGACGGCCAGTCGGCCACGCGCCCGGGGCGGGCGGAGCTGGCCAAGGCCGTTCGGCTGTCCGCCCGGATGCTCGCCGAAGAGGCCCCCGGGCACAGCGTGGAACTGCGCGTGCCCCCGTTCGTGGCGGTTCAGTGCATCGAAGGGCCCCGGCACACCCGAGGCACCCCGCCCAACGTCGTCGAGATGACGCCCCGGACGTGGCTGCGCATCGCCGCCGGCCTGGTCGGATTCGACGAGGCGCGCGAGCGTGAGGGGGAGGAGCCCGGCGAGTCGATGGACGTGTCGGGCACCCGCGCGGGCGAGCTGGCCGCGCATCTGCCCGTGTGCAGGTTGGGGTGA
- a CDS encoding CAF17-like 4Fe-4S cluster assembly/insertion protein YgfZ: MADVTIDEFSPIVHHVAGAVAVPDGDPGGRAGVAWHYGSPLVEQRAIADGAALVDRSHLRVIRVSGPDRLEWLNTLFSQKLDDAGAGVATEALDLDPQGRVLHHMGVSVLEDSVLLDVSPLGAESLHRFLTMMIFRSDVTVEFADLAIVSVLGPDAGKVLAAAGLPDPGAGAVAVSDDGTVVRGTTWPATGARDVFVARDGLTDAWDRLVSAGATPTGLMAWEAERVVSLHPEPGLDIDGKMIPHEAPTWIGPAVHLDKGCYRGQETVSRVHNLGRPPRTLVLLHVDGSDSALPEPGDPVTAGKRTVGRVGTVVEHHELGPVALALVKRSSQEGVDLAAGGVAVAVDPSTVDRDESVRPGRAAVDKLRGR, encoded by the coding sequence ATGGCCGACGTGACCATCGATGAGTTCAGTCCGATCGTTCATCACGTCGCCGGGGCGGTCGCCGTCCCGGACGGTGATCCCGGTGGGCGGGCGGGCGTCGCATGGCATTACGGCTCGCCTCTGGTCGAACAGCGGGCGATCGCCGACGGCGCCGCACTGGTGGATCGTTCCCACCTCCGCGTCATCCGGGTGTCCGGCCCGGATCGCCTGGAGTGGTTGAACACCCTTTTTTCCCAGAAGCTCGATGATGCGGGCGCCGGCGTCGCCACCGAGGCCCTCGACCTGGATCCGCAGGGGCGCGTCCTGCACCACATGGGCGTGTCGGTCCTGGAGGATTCCGTGCTTCTCGACGTCTCCCCGTTGGGCGCGGAGTCGCTGCACCGTTTCCTGACCATGATGATCTTCCGCTCCGACGTCACCGTCGAGTTCGCGGACCTGGCGATCGTGTCGGTGCTCGGCCCCGACGCCGGGAAGGTGCTCGCCGCCGCGGGTTTGCCGGACCCGGGCGCCGGTGCGGTGGCCGTGTCCGACGACGGAACCGTGGTGCGCGGCACGACGTGGCCGGCGACCGGTGCCCGCGACGTGTTCGTCGCCCGCGACGGGCTGACCGACGCCTGGGATCGCCTGGTTTCCGCCGGCGCGACGCCGACGGGCCTGATGGCGTGGGAGGCCGAACGCGTGGTGTCCCTGCACCCCGAGCCGGGCCTGGACATCGACGGGAAGATGATCCCCCACGAGGCCCCGACGTGGATCGGCCCCGCCGTGCACCTGGACAAGGGCTGCTACCGCGGCCAGGAAACCGTCTCCCGCGTCCACAACCTCGGTCGACCCCCGCGCACCCTGGTGCTGCTGCACGTCGACGGATCCGATTCCGCCCTCCCCGAGCCGGGTGACCCGGTGACCGCGGGCAAGCGCACCGTCGGCCGGGTGGGCACCGTCGTCGAGCACCACGAACTGGGCCCCGTCGCGCTGGCGCTGGTGAAGCGGTCCTCCCAGGAAGGCGTCGATCTCGCCGCGGGCGGCGTCGCGGTGGCCGTGGATCCGTCCACGGTGGATCGGGACGAATCGGTGCGGCCGGGACGGGCGGCCGTCGACAAGCTCCGGGGGCGCTGA
- a CDS encoding acyl-CoA thioesterase, with protein MPSSSVTLRFLAAPTDVLMAGSNSVHGGRVLQWIDKAAYACATGWSGQYCVTAYFGHIHFDRPIPSGHIVEVRSKIAYTGRTSMHIINEVLSRDPREGEFTRAADCLVIFVAMDENRKPTPVPPWEPQTDEEKRTREAALSRFELRRDIEAAMRAQTYTSESSAPELVTRFLAKPSDVNWGGNVHGGTAMEWIDEAASACSMNWAGRQTIAVYAGGVRFYKPIHIGDLVEVRARILRTGTTSMHMSVHVHSGEPRKGRGGLQLALHSSMTYVAIDDDFKPQPVPHFQPTTDEDKRLYAHDLALKELRSKYKPMPLVGSRDSE; from the coding sequence ATGCCTTCGTCTTCGGTGACCCTCCGTTTCCTCGCCGCCCCCACGGACGTGCTCATGGCCGGCTCCAACAGCGTCCACGGCGGCCGCGTGCTGCAGTGGATCGACAAGGCGGCCTACGCCTGCGCGACCGGCTGGTCGGGGCAGTACTGCGTGACCGCGTATTTCGGCCACATCCACTTCGACCGTCCGATCCCGTCCGGCCACATCGTGGAGGTCCGGTCGAAGATCGCGTACACCGGCCGCACGTCGATGCACATCATTAACGAGGTACTGTCGCGCGACCCCCGCGAGGGCGAGTTCACCCGCGCCGCGGATTGCCTGGTCATTTTCGTGGCCATGGACGAAAACCGGAAGCCGACCCCGGTGCCGCCGTGGGAGCCGCAGACGGACGAGGAGAAGCGCACCCGGGAAGCCGCGTTGTCCCGCTTCGAGCTGCGCCGCGACATCGAGGCCGCCATGCGCGCGCAGACGTACACCTCCGAGTCTTCGGCCCCGGAGCTGGTGACGCGTTTCCTGGCCAAGCCGTCCGACGTCAACTGGGGCGGCAACGTACACGGCGGCACGGCGATGGAGTGGATCGACGAGGCTGCGTCGGCGTGCTCCATGAATTGGGCGGGGCGGCAGACCATCGCGGTGTACGCGGGCGGCGTTCGGTTCTACAAGCCGATCCACATCGGCGACCTGGTGGAGGTCCGGGCCCGTATTCTGCGCACGGGCACGACGTCGATGCACATGAGCGTCCACGTCCATTCGGGTGAACCCCGCAAGGGGCGCGGCGGGCTGCAGTTGGCGCTGCATTCGTCGATGACGTACGTGGCCATCGACGATGATTTCAAGCCGCAGCCGGTGCCGCATTTCCAGCCGACGACGGACGAGGACAAGCGCCTGTACGCTCACGATCTGGCGTTGAAGGAGCTGCGCAGCAAGTACAAGCCGATGCCGCTGGTCGGTTCCCGGGACAGCGAGTAG
- a CDS encoding HNH endonuclease signature motif containing protein → MAFDHDATNNHHHHDHDHHDTEPPPARKRWATERDEPVSNLARRRNLVDIDICLAVTPDGDDDVDSHLACVATRLGLSRGKAARYCDVGVMLRRMPKVLGVCRSGAWPHERLATIAAAIAAVSDDNLAAVEDKFVAYLCPRKDFQALPGPRVFARELRRIVEAIEPVSTPPDDEPRPIVGESYAVDNEGAGDFGQLIVVLRKDRLAEFDATVRAIRDAKANDGNDGNECSLPDALMALCRGGGEGVSVTMNVYVDGTNTTGTSTTGAANTTGTADESDVQVWLDGAGWLPKYLTKAWLSRAATVRLSSDSVTGGYVPTDAQKARVRGRDGQCRFPGCDVPAHRCQIDHVIDYDPTHTTSDGDGGGSGYGLGVTATWNLQCLCQRHHNLKTSKHWRAVMHADGSVTWIDHAGHVFATTVAHGPIAHIGRQTFSQRATRRASTIHGDNLRRMKAEADRQAAMEQADIDAALRTHARQTRRYEEELADFVAGPLNSDDPDVRQQAGGLVVAADDGWPCVDDELWSRQQVSARVARRRREQGSGWCRADVDAHRVPQPPKPLGPRPGIPF, encoded by the coding sequence ATGGCATTCGACCATGACGCAACCAACAACCACCACCATCACGATCACGATCATCACGACACCGAGCCGCCACCTGCGCGGAAGCGGTGGGCCACCGAACGCGATGAGCCGGTGAGCAACCTCGCCCGGCGGCGCAACCTCGTCGACATCGACATCTGCCTTGCAGTTACCCCCGATGGTGACGACGACGTCGACTCCCACCTCGCCTGCGTGGCCACGCGCCTGGGACTGTCACGTGGCAAAGCCGCCCGATACTGCGACGTCGGGGTGATGCTGCGCCGCATGCCCAAAGTGTTGGGCGTATGCCGGTCGGGGGCGTGGCCGCATGAACGCCTGGCCACGATTGCCGCGGCCATTGCCGCGGTATCCGACGACAATCTCGCCGCGGTGGAAGACAAGTTCGTCGCCTACCTGTGTCCGAGGAAGGACTTCCAGGCCCTGCCCGGACCGAGGGTCTTCGCCCGGGAGTTGCGCCGCATCGTCGAAGCCATCGAACCGGTGTCGACCCCACCCGACGATGAACCGAGGCCGATTGTCGGCGAGTCGTACGCGGTCGACAATGAGGGAGCTGGTGATTTCGGGCAGTTGATCGTGGTGTTGCGCAAAGACCGCCTCGCCGAGTTCGACGCCACCGTGCGGGCAATCCGGGACGCGAAGGCCAACGACGGCAACGACGGCAACGAGTGTTCTTTGCCCGATGCTCTTATGGCGTTGTGTCGCGGTGGCGGTGAGGGGGTGTCGGTGACGATGAACGTCTACGTCGACGGCACCAACACCACCGGCACCAGCACTACCGGCGCCGCCAACACCACCGGCACTGCTGATGAGTCCGATGTGCAGGTCTGGCTCGATGGTGCCGGCTGGTTGCCGAAGTACCTGACCAAGGCGTGGCTGTCCCGGGCGGCGACTGTTCGGTTGTCGTCGGACTCGGTCACCGGTGGGTATGTGCCCACCGACGCACAAAAAGCGCGGGTACGCGGCCGTGATGGTCAGTGTCGGTTCCCGGGGTGTGATGTGCCGGCGCATCGATGTCAGATCGACCATGTCATCGACTACGACCCCACCCACACCACCAGTGACGGTGACGGTGGCGGCAGTGGTTATGGGTTGGGGGTGACGGCGACGTGGAATCTGCAGTGCTTGTGCCAGCGCCACCACAACCTGAAGACCTCGAAGCATTGGCGCGCGGTGATGCATGCCGATGGGTCGGTGACATGGATCGACCATGCCGGACACGTGTTTGCCACCACGGTGGCCCACGGGCCGATTGCCCATATCGGCCGACAGACGTTTTCCCAGCGGGCCACCCGTCGGGCGTCGACGATTCACGGGGATAATCTGCGGCGGATGAAAGCCGAAGCCGACAGACAGGCGGCGATGGAGCAGGCCGATATCGATGCCGCACTGCGCACACACGCCCGTCAAACCAGACGGTACGAGGAGGAGTTGGCTGATTTCGTTGCCGGGCCGCTCAACTCCGATGACCCGGATGTGCGGCAACAGGCCGGTGGGTTGGTGGTCGCGGCTGATGATGGGTGGCCGTGTGTCGATGATGAGTTGTGGTCGCGGCAGCAGGTCTCGGCGCGGGTGGCCAGGCGTAGGCGTGAGCAGGGGTCTGGGTGGTGTCGGGCTGATGTGGATGCCCACCGCGTGCCGCAGCCGCCGAAGCCGCTGGGGCCGCGACCCGGAATTCCCTTCTGA
- the purM gene encoding phosphoribosylformylglycinamidine cyclo-ligase has product MTDNQNTGASYAAAGVDIEAGDRAVELFAPIAKKATRPEVRGGLGGFAGLFALGDYKKPLLAAASDGVGTKLAVAQAMDKHDTIGRDLVAMVVDDLVVCGAEPLFLQDYIAIGKVVPEHVAQIVSGIAEGCIEAGCALLGGETAEHPGVMEPDEYDVSATGVGVVEEDKLLGPDRVREGDVIIAMASSGLHSNGYSLARHVLLDNAGLPLDEHMEDFGRTLGEELLEPTRIYAKDCLALMAEAEVRTFCHVTGGGLAGNMARIMPEGLVADMDRATWTPGPIFRTIAELGRVSREEMEKTFNMGVGMVAVVSPEDRDRALAMLTARHIDAWELGVVRAGEDERAVLRGDHPRF; this is encoded by the coding sequence ATGACCGACAACCAGAACACCGGCGCCTCCTACGCCGCGGCCGGCGTGGACATCGAGGCGGGCGACCGCGCCGTCGAGCTGTTCGCCCCGATCGCCAAGAAGGCGACGCGGCCCGAGGTGCGCGGCGGGCTCGGCGGGTTCGCCGGCCTCTTCGCCCTCGGCGACTACAAGAAGCCGCTGCTGGCCGCCGCGTCCGACGGCGTCGGCACGAAGCTGGCCGTCGCGCAGGCGATGGACAAGCACGACACCATCGGCCGCGACCTGGTGGCCATGGTCGTCGACGACCTGGTGGTCTGCGGCGCCGAGCCGTTGTTCCTGCAGGACTACATCGCCATCGGCAAGGTCGTGCCGGAGCACGTCGCCCAGATCGTCTCCGGCATCGCCGAAGGCTGCATCGAGGCGGGCTGCGCCCTGTTGGGCGGCGAGACCGCCGAGCATCCGGGCGTCATGGAGCCCGACGAGTACGACGTGTCCGCCACCGGCGTCGGCGTGGTGGAGGAGGACAAGCTCCTCGGCCCCGACCGCGTCCGCGAGGGCGACGTCATCATCGCCATGGCATCGTCCGGCCTGCACTCCAACGGCTACTCGCTGGCCCGCCACGTCCTGCTCGACAACGCCGGCCTGCCGCTCGACGAGCACATGGAGGACTTCGGCCGCACCCTCGGCGAGGAGCTGCTCGAGCCGACCCGCATCTACGCCAAGGACTGCCTGGCGCTGATGGCGGAGGCGGAGGTCCGCACCTTCTGCCACGTCACCGGCGGCGGGCTGGCCGGCAACATGGCCCGCATCATGCCGGAGGGCCTGGTCGCCGACATGGACCGCGCCACCTGGACCCCGGGCCCGATCTTCCGCACCATCGCCGAGCTGGGCCGCGTGTCCCGCGAGGAGATGGAGAAGACGTTCAACATGGGCGTCGGCATGGTCGCCGTCGTGTCCCCGGAGGACCGCGACCGCGCCCTGGCCATGCTCACCGCCCGCCACATCGACGCCTGGGAGCTCGGCGTCGTCCGCGCCGGCGAGGACGAGCGCGCCGTGCTGCGCGGCGACCACCCGCGCTTTTAG
- the purF gene encoding amidophosphoribosyltransferase, with product MADTLNYGSPVPASSQSPASPLDDLGEQPPREECGVFGVWAPGEDVSKLTYYGLFALQHRGQEAAGIAVGDGDQILVFKDLGLVSQVFDEQSLDALKGHIAVGHTRYTTAGSPSWENAQPMFRMAPDGTDIALGHNGNLINHVALAEEAAGHGLVDLSGHLPSDSDIMCALLAHETGLVADERRADDGAAHTGTTVEAAALRLLPRLEGAFCLTFTDGETLYAARDRQGVRPLVLGRLSNGWVVASETCALDIVGASFVREIEPGELVAIDASGVRSSRFAEIKHKGCVFEYVYLARPDSVIRGRSVNAVRLELGRQLAREFPADGDLVIPVPDSGTPAAVGYAQESGIPFGQGLTKNAYVGRTFIQPSQTIRQLGIRLKLNPLKQVIAGKRLVVVDDSIVRGNTQRALIRMLREAGAAEVHVRIASPPVKWPCFYGIDFASPGELIANGLPEGDLVQGIATAIGADTLGFVSVEGMTEASEQAPADLCRACFDGVYPLGLPAGDANAEAVARMQASPA from the coding sequence GTGGCCGATACCCTGAACTACGGTTCCCCCGTCCCGGCGTCATCCCAGTCACCCGCCTCCCCGCTCGACGATCTCGGGGAGCAGCCGCCCCGCGAAGAGTGCGGAGTGTTCGGCGTCTGGGCGCCCGGCGAGGACGTCTCCAAGCTCACCTATTACGGGCTGTTCGCCCTGCAGCACCGCGGCCAGGAGGCCGCCGGCATCGCGGTGGGAGACGGAGACCAGATCCTCGTCTTCAAGGATCTGGGTCTGGTGTCCCAGGTCTTCGACGAGCAGTCGCTCGACGCGCTGAAGGGGCACATCGCGGTGGGGCACACTCGATACACCACGGCCGGTTCGCCGTCGTGGGAAAACGCCCAGCCCATGTTCCGCATGGCTCCGGACGGCACCGACATCGCCCTGGGGCACAACGGCAATCTGATCAACCACGTCGCGTTGGCGGAGGAGGCCGCGGGGCACGGCCTCGTCGACCTGTCCGGCCACCTGCCCAGCGACTCCGACATCATGTGCGCCCTGCTGGCGCACGAGACCGGGCTGGTCGCCGACGAGCGTCGCGCCGACGACGGCGCCGCGCACACCGGCACGACGGTGGAGGCGGCGGCCCTGCGTCTGCTGCCGCGGCTCGAGGGCGCGTTCTGCCTGACCTTCACCGACGGCGAAACCCTGTACGCCGCACGCGACCGCCAGGGCGTGCGCCCGCTGGTGCTGGGCCGGCTGTCCAACGGTTGGGTCGTCGCGTCGGAGACCTGCGCCCTCGACATCGTCGGCGCCTCGTTCGTGCGCGAGATCGAACCGGGCGAGCTCGTGGCCATCGATGCCTCCGGCGTGCGGTCCAGCCGTTTCGCCGAAATCAAGCACAAGGGCTGCGTCTTCGAGTACGTCTACCTCGCGCGCCCCGACTCCGTCATCCGCGGTCGCTCCGTCAACGCGGTGCGCCTGGAGCTCGGCCGCCAGCTAGCGCGCGAGTTCCCGGCGGACGGTGATCTGGTCATCCCGGTTCCGGACTCCGGCACCCCCGCCGCCGTGGGCTACGCCCAGGAGTCGGGCATTCCCTTCGGCCAGGGCCTGACCAAGAACGCCTACGTCGGCCGCACCTTCATCCAGCCGTCGCAGACCATTCGCCAGCTGGGCATTCGCCTCAAACTCAACCCTCTGAAGCAGGTCATCGCCGGCAAGCGCCTGGTCGTCGTCGACGACTCCATCGTCCGCGGCAACACCCAGCGCGCGCTGATCCGCATGCTGCGGGAGGCCGGCGCGGCGGAGGTGCACGTGCGCATCGCGTCGCCGCCGGTGAAGTGGCCGTGCTTCTACGGCATCGACTTCGCCTCGCCGGGCGAGCTCATCGCCAATGGTCTGCCCGAGGGCGACCTGGTGCAGGGCATCGCCACGGCCATCGGCGCCGACACCCTCGGCTTCGTGTCCGTGGAGGGCATGACCGAGGCGTCCGAGCAGGCGCCCGCCGACCTGTGCCGCGCCTGCTTCGACGGCGTGTACCCGCTGGGCCTGCCCGCCGGGGACGCCAACGCCGAAGCCGTCGCGCGGATGCAGGCCTCCCCGGCCTGA
- a CDS encoding DUF3073 domain-containing protein, with amino-acid sequence MGRGRAKAKQAKVARQLKYDTPDMDLERLQRELVGKSDDDGAYDDYSDYSDWEDWNSGDDR; translated from the coding sequence ATGGGTCGCGGCCGTGCCAAGGCAAAGCAGGCGAAGGTTGCTCGTCAGCTGAAGTACGACACTCCGGATATGGATCTGGAGCGTCTCCAGCGGGAGCTCGTGGGCAAGTCGGATGATGACGGCGCCTACGATGACTACTCCGATTACTCCGACTGGGAGGATTGGAACAGCGGCGACGACCGCTGA
- a CDS encoding LmeA family phospholipid-binding protein, translated as MSISRPVTRIFAAVGAVALLAVGADFGLAIHAERNLANRIREEMNLPADPYVRLGGAAYASSFFTGKWSSIQVRARDLEIDNFGLVSVESGAVDVEVPPSAVWSGDFKDGFTERYHTTLQLDGLSLGRQFDFTDLAIQNHEDISPAGGWETEAIFEATPPGWSAPAEVVVKLRIVRGDAKFIPVEVISGPEGPDSKDVRRGRELSDDAIDAILPAFELELTGAELPLRQRPTRIYVSGGSVFIEGDELFRTVSPEDFLPVATHDPELGGETDRGDDSSQ; from the coding sequence GTGAGCATTTCTCGCCCGGTCACACGCATTTTCGCCGCCGTCGGCGCCGTCGCGCTGCTCGCCGTTGGCGCGGATTTCGGGCTCGCCATCCACGCGGAACGCAACCTGGCCAACCGGATCCGCGAGGAAATGAACCTGCCCGCCGACCCCTACGTCAGGCTGGGCGGCGCCGCCTACGCGTCGTCGTTCTTCACCGGCAAGTGGAGTTCCATCCAGGTCCGCGCCCGCGACCTGGAGATCGACAACTTCGGCCTGGTGTCCGTCGAATCCGGCGCCGTCGACGTCGAGGTGCCCCCGTCAGCGGTGTGGTCCGGCGATTTCAAGGACGGCTTCACCGAGCGCTACCACACGACGCTGCAGCTCGACGGCCTGTCGTTGGGCCGCCAGTTCGACTTCACCGACCTGGCCATCCAGAACCACGAGGACATCTCGCCCGCCGGCGGCTGGGAAACCGAGGCCATCTTCGAGGCCACTCCCCCGGGGTGGTCGGCGCCCGCGGAAGTCGTCGTCAAGCTGCGGATCGTGCGGGGCGACGCGAAGTTCATCCCCGTCGAGGTCATCTCGGGGCCCGAGGGACCGGATTCGAAGGACGTCCGTCGGGGCCGGGAGCTTTCCGACGACGCCATCGACGCGATCCTGCCCGCCTTCGAACTGGAGTTGACCGGGGCCGAACTGCCCCTGCGCCAGCGGCCCACCCGCATCTACGTCTCGGGCGGCTCCGTCTTCATCGAGGGCGACGAACTGTTCCGCACCGTCTCGCCCGAGGACTTCCTGCCCGTGGCCACGCACGACCCCGAACTCGGCGGGGAGACGGACCGGGGCGACGACTCTTCGCAGTAG
- a CDS encoding aminodeoxychorismate lyase — protein MTAPHRDIILVDVLSGDAPRVADGSAPFLYPDDLGAVRGDGVFETLLIRDGHACNVARHEDRFLSSADMLQLPAPDLDRWREASALAVAEWNDGAIDGDASMRWVYSRGRESTGLPTGYIMVTPAAGVAAARERGVRVMLAERGFELDLGNRAPWALIGAKTLSYAANMAALRHAKEHGFDDVIFTSAEGNLLEGPTSTIILVRGRRLLTPNPGEGVLPGTTQAALFDLAAEKGWECVPSQLTPEDLRTADAVWLVSSVRIAVRVTSLDGEELPAPGPEAEAEFRELCDEALAR, from the coding sequence ATGACAGCCCCGCATCGCGACATCATCCTCGTCGACGTCCTCTCCGGCGACGCCCCCCGCGTCGCCGACGGTTCGGCGCCCTTCCTCTACCCGGATGACCTCGGCGCCGTCCGCGGCGACGGCGTCTTCGAAACACTGTTGATCAGGGATGGTCACGCCTGCAACGTCGCCCGCCACGAAGACCGGTTCCTGTCCTCGGCCGACATGCTGCAGCTGCCCGCCCCCGACCTCGACCGGTGGCGCGAAGCCTCCGCGCTGGCCGTCGCCGAATGGAACGACGGGGCGATCGACGGCGATGCGTCGATGCGGTGGGTCTACTCCCGCGGCCGCGAATCCACGGGCCTGCCGACCGGCTACATCATGGTCACCCCCGCCGCCGGCGTCGCCGCAGCCCGCGAGCGCGGCGTGCGGGTCATGCTCGCCGAACGCGGCTTCGAGCTCGACCTGGGCAACCGGGCCCCGTGGGCGCTCATCGGCGCCAAGACGCTGTCCTACGCCGCCAACATGGCCGCCCTGCGCCACGCGAAGGAGCACGGCTTCGACGACGTCATCTTCACCTCGGCGGAGGGCAACCTCCTGGAGGGGCCGACGTCGACGATCATCCTCGTCCGCGGCCGCCGGCTGCTCACCCCGAACCCCGGCGAAGGCGTGCTGCCCGGCACGACCCAGGCCGCGCTGTTCGATCTCGCCGCCGAAAAGGGCTGGGAGTGCGTGCCGTCGCAGCTCACGCCGGAAGACCTGCGCACCGCCGACGCGGTGTGGCTGGTCTCCTCCGTTCGCATCGCGGTGCGCGTGACCTCCCTCGACGGCGAAGAGCTCCCCGCGCCCGGCCCGGAAGCGGAAGCCGAGTTCAGGGAGCTCTGCGACGAAGCCCTCGCGCGTTAA
- a CDS encoding low molecular weight phosphatase family protein, translating into MSDKPTVYFLCNTNGGKSQMAEAIMRLRADEAGRDIDVRSAGLTPASTINADSAASVAEIGADMTCGTPTAIDDAVMRGADRVIIVGGADIPARDGMKTDVERWEVDEPSLRGIEGEERMNLIRDDIDGRVRKLLDDM; encoded by the coding sequence ATGTCCGACAAACCCACCGTCTACTTCCTGTGCAACACCAACGGCGGCAAATCCCAGATGGCCGAAGCCATCATGCGCCTGCGCGCCGACGAAGCCGGCCGCGACATCGACGTGCGCTCCGCCGGCCTCACGCCCGCCTCGACGATCAACGCGGACTCCGCAGCCTCCGTCGCCGAAATCGGGGCCGACATGACCTGCGGCACGCCCACCGCCATCGACGACGCCGTCATGCGCGGCGCCGACCGCGTCATCATCGTCGGCGGCGCGGACATCCCGGCCCGCGACGGCATGAAGACCGACGTCGAACGCTGGGAAGTCGACGAACCCAGCCTCCGCGGCATCGAGGGGGAGGAGCGCATGAACCTCATCCGCGACGACATCGACGGACGCGTCCGGAAGCTCCTCGACGACATGTGA
- a CDS encoding FABP family protein produces the protein MSDTNENTGDVPRRLDGNEAIDRAAEQSASTGGRNIADLPGLPIAENTANLRHGPNLHDGLLALLPLVGVWRGEGQADTVVDGQYRFGQQIIFSHDGENYLSYDSRFWKIDEDDNVIGPDLRETGFWRINDDDEIEFLCTHSTGVVEIYYGKPVTERAWEVQAASTMVTATGPASLGPGKRLYGLMPNNDLGWVDERLRGDEFIPRMSAQLKRWAG, from the coding sequence ATGAGCGACACCAACGAAAACACGGGAGACGTTCCCCGCCGCCTCGACGGCAACGAGGCAATCGACCGGGCCGCCGAGCAATCCGCGTCGACCGGCGGGCGCAACATCGCGGACCTGCCGGGACTGCCGATCGCGGAGAACACCGCGAACCTGCGCCACGGCCCCAACCTGCACGACGGCCTGCTGGCGCTGCTGCCGCTGGTCGGCGTGTGGCGCGGCGAAGGCCAGGCCGACACCGTCGTCGACGGCCAGTACCGCTTCGGCCAGCAGATCATCTTCAGCCACGACGGCGAGAACTACCTCAGCTACGACTCGCGGTTCTGGAAGATCGACGAGGACGACAACGTCATCGGCCCCGACCTGCGCGAGACCGGTTTCTGGCGCATCAACGACGACGACGAGATCGAGTTCCTGTGCACCCACTCGACCGGCGTCGTGGAGATCTACTACGGCAAGCCGGTCACCGAACGCGCGTGGGAGGTCCAGGCGGCGTCGACGATGGTCACCGCCACCGGACCGGCGTCGCTGGGCCCGGGCAAGCGCCTGTACGGCCTGATGCCGAACAACGACCTCGGGTGGGTCGACGAGCGCCTGCGCGGCGATGAGTTCATCCCGCGCATGTCCGCCCAGCTGAAGCGCTGGGCCGGTTAA
- a CDS encoding MarR family winged helix-turn-helix transcriptional regulator: MQKDDATRLANDLVWASSRFARAAYQSTQVELSYVSLRALAALSREPGLRVGELARREGITQPSMSQAIKKLVDANLVTRHPSPSDARASDLMITDHGREVLVQYRADSAANILPIFDTFTDEDLAALTRATELMHHLAEELGQNR, from the coding sequence ATGCAAAAAGATGATGCGACCCGACTGGCGAACGATCTCGTCTGGGCAAGCAGCCGATTCGCTCGCGCCGCGTATCAGTCCACGCAGGTCGAACTGTCCTACGTTTCCCTCCGCGCTCTCGCCGCACTCTCCCGCGAGCCGGGGCTTCGCGTCGGCGAACTCGCCCGTCGCGAGGGCATCACGCAGCCGTCGATGAGCCAAGCAATCAAGAAACTCGTCGACGCCAACCTGGTCACCCGCCACCCATCACCATCGGACGCACGCGCCTCCGATCTGATGATCACCGACCATGGCCGCGAAGTTCTCGTGCAGTACCGCGCGGATTCCGCCGCAAACATCCTGCCCATCTTCGACACCTTCACGGACGAAGATCTCGCCGCACTCACCCGCGCCACCGAACTCATGCACCACCTGGCCGAGGAGCTCGGCCAAAACCGATAG